The Anabaena sp. PCC 7108 region AATGCTGTTGCCAGACAATGATTTTTTAGCGCGGGCGAATAACCCGTGGTGCGGCAAATATTAACAGTGAATCTAAGTCTGATAATACACTCTTCTCTGGCTCAAGGTCATAAAGTCCTGACCAGACTCCTACCAGTGCATCAGCTAATTCTAATATCTGGGCAAAACTACCCATTCCCCATGCTGGCTTTGTGACTGAGAATGAAACCTGCCAATTTACGGGAATACCTGTTGTACTATTATATGCGCCTGATAATGCCCCAGTAATTGCACTTATGGTTTGTGATTTTAAAGACCAGATATTTGGCATTCGATGATTATTTTGATCAGTAGCCCGTAAAACTGCCAGCCGGAAGTCTTCTAATGTACTCAAAAAGCAGTAAAAGGCTAATGCAATATTGTTACTCAGTTCTTCTTGCTTACTCAACTCAGTTCGCGCTTGTTCTAATCCCGCTCCTTGTTGTAATAAGCTATTGACTGTGAATAAATTTTGTGGTAAGGAAGTTGGTGTCTTTCCCAGAAAAGAAATTGTTTGGGGAATGAGAGTTCGCGGGTGGAGTTTTTCTGTTAGAGATTGTGCGATCGCATATCCTATAACTAGAGCCGCATCTTGTATTATCGGCTCAATCTGCCAAATTTGTAATACTTGCTGTAGGTTTTGTTTAAGTTTAATATCATCTTCATGAAAAAAAATTGCCACTGGTAAAGTGGCTAAAATTATTTTTCCCCAAGCAGTCTCTGTTGTTTCTACCTCTACAGAGGCTTGTTGGTAAAGCCTTAACCAATCATCTAAATCTAATCTACCTGCTGCAATTAAACTTTTGCTACCCAGAATCGCTACATTACCTAAATTACCAGGATTCTGTCTAGCTAAATTTTCCCCTAGGAACGCTCCCAGAAAAATACCTCTAACCCGATTTACGAGAGAATAACGCATACGATTTGGGAGTTTAGATTTTGGAGTTTAGATTTTGGAGTTTAGATGGCAGCATTTAGTCCAAAGACTAAAATTTACAGCATAATTTTAAACTTCGTCTTTTCTTAGATGCTGTACTAGTGCTTGTAAACCCAACAAATAACTTTGGACACCAAAACCACTAATTTGACCAATCACTACCGGGGCGATATAAGAATGATGTCGAAAATCTTCTCGACGATAAATATTACTCAGGTGTACTTCTACCGTAGGTAAGTTTACAGCAGCGATGGCATCGCGTAAAGCTACACTTGTATGGGTATATGCTCCGGCATTAATCACAATTCCCTGATATTGCCCTAAAGCCCCGTGAATAGTATCTAGTAAAACTCCTTCATGATTTGACTGTAAAGTCGTAATTTTTGCCTGGAACTTTAATCCTTCTGCTTCTAAGAGGCGATTAATATCCTCTAGGGTTAGAGAACCGTAAATACCCGGTTCTCGCTGTCCTAGTAAATTCAGGTTTGGCCCATGCAGTACTAAAATACTTAAAGGTATCAACGTCAACTCCAAAACCTTGAGGTTATTAACGACGGCGTGACCGTTCATTCACAGGAATCGGAATCAGTTCCGGTTCCGCTTGTGCCTCTGGACCTAGCAATGCTTCAATTAGCTTCCGCGCCAATTCTTTCAGCTTTTCCAGTACCTTTTCTATATAGTCCATTGAACTGACCGCTCCTGAGATACTACCTCAATTTTAATTAACTTTCCTCGTAGAAACTAGTGTTTTGTTCCACTTTTGGTTTCTAACGCGGTTGATAAACTCACACATCTAGGGTATAAGCCAATTAATTTGGTTTTGTGTTTTTCGCTTACCTACATGGATGTTTGGGAACAATTTAGTTTGATTTGAGCAAGTTTATTGTTACTGTTTACAAACCTTACTTCTTAGAGTACCACATGATTTTGTTGATTGGGTAAGAGGTAATTAGTAAGTAGTTGGACAAAATTAAATTCATTGGTGGAGACTTTTCACAGGGAACTCTGAACCGAGCTAAAAAAAGAGACCGCTTGCCAAAATTGGGAAAAGAGGAAGGTGGGGTAAGTAGGTAAACAGAAAAATTTAAAGGTATGTGAAGAAAAGTAAATAGGGCTGAAACCCTCTTTCCCCCTGCCCCCTGCTCCCTGCCTTACCCCAACGACAATTTTTAACGCCCACCTACTTACTAATTTCCTGGGGTGAATATTAATCCACTCACTTAAAGCTACAAATGAATCTCTATATCCCCAGTCCCCACATTCCCAGTCAAGATTTCCTAACTTGATGTATCTTTCTTTTTTCCACCTGTCGTTGATGACTTGGTGGTTGACTTAGTTTTAGAATTCGTTGATTTAGTTGTTTTGCGGGTAGATTTGGTAGATGCTTTAGCTTGTAGCAATTCCAGGGCTGTAGACAGCGTCACCGTTTCTACTGTTTGACCTTCAGGAATACTCACATTAGTTTTGCCGTGCTTAATGTAAGGTCCATATGGGCCATCATAGATATTTATG contains the following coding sequences:
- a CDS encoding ADP-ribosylglycohydrolase family protein, which encodes MRYSLVNRVRGIFLGAFLGENLARQNPGNLGNVAILGSKSLIAAGRLDLDDWLRLYQQASVEVETTETAWGKIILATLPVAIFFHEDDIKLKQNLQQVLQIWQIEPIIQDAALVIGYAIAQSLTEKLHPRTLIPQTISFLGKTPTSLPQNLFTVNSLLQQGAGLEQARTELSKQEELSNNIALAFYCFLSTLEDFRLAVLRATDQNNHRMPNIWSLKSQTISAITGALSGAYNSTTGIPVNWQVSFSVTKPAWGMGSFAQILELADALVGVWSGLYDLEPEKSVLSDLDSLLIFAAPRVIRPR
- the aroQ gene encoding type II 3-dehydroquinate dehydratase; this translates as MNGHAVVNNLKVLELTLIPLSILVLHGPNLNLLGQREPGIYGSLTLEDINRLLEAEGLKFQAKITTLQSNHEGVLLDTIHGALGQYQGIVINAGAYTHTSVALRDAIAAVNLPTVEVHLSNIYRREDFRHHSYIAPVVIGQISGFGVQSYLLGLQALVQHLRKDEV